The genomic DNA CAGAGGAATCGAGTTCTTTCGCATACTCCTCGGATAAACGATAATTTTCACTTTTCATCTTTCAATCTCCTTTGAAAATAGTTGCTTAATTACAACAATAAACTATATTATTTGAATAGTAAAACTATTGCGAAGCAGGTGTGATGAATGGAGAAAAATTCAAAAATCAGAGCGGGAATGATCGGGTTGGGTGCGATTGGCGTAAGGATGCTGGAAAAGTTCAGCAGCCATGAGAATATCGAGCTCACCGCAGTTTGTGAACCGAATCAAGAAAAGGTCGATGCATGTCGGAACAAATTGCCGAACGCTTCTTTTTATACAGATTACAGGGACATGCTGAAAGATGAACTCGACTTGGTTTATATCGGCGCGCCGCCGAAATTCCATCATGATATGGCGGTGGAGGCACTGAAGCGGGGCATGCATGTGATTTGCGAGAAGCCGTTGGCCAATTCATTAATGGAAGCGGAAGGCATGGCTTTAGCCTCTGATGGGGCAGGGGTGACTGCAGCGATGAACTTTCCACTCATGTACAACAAGGCTGTCAGCGTTTTGGAGGAAAAGCTGGCGAAGAATGAAATCGGTGCTGTCAAAAGAGCGGAGGTCAAGATCCATCATGCTGTATGGCCGCGCCCGTGGCAGCAAAATGCCTGGATCGGTGGAAGGGAGCAGGGAGGATTCATCCGTGAAATCACTCCGCATTATATCCAGCTCATCCACCATTTATTTGGCTCAATAAAGGATGTCCAATCTTTTGTTGAGTACCCGGAAGATGAATCACTTTGTGAAACAGGCATCATTGCCCAAATGAAGCTCGAAGACGGAACTTCCATCCTGGTCGATGGCCTGAGTGGAATCGGGGAGGATGATCATGTCCGATTCAAATTATATGGAGAGCACGGAACGCTTTCGCTAGTCAATTGGAGCAGGCTTGAACAGGGAACCATCAACCAGGAGACGGAAGAAGTGCTGCTTGATGATTCTTCGATTCCAACTAGAGAGCTGCTCTCAGAGGTGGCAGCAGCCATTCAGGGCAAGAAAAGCCGCATCGTGGATTTCAAAGCGGGCCTTGAAGTCCAAACCATCCTCGAACAGCTGCTTCAGCCCGCCGCACAGGTGCCAGGCACCAAGGTGCAGAGCTGAGAGTTGAAGGAGGTGCAGAGGGATGAAGACGAATGCTGTAAGGATTTTGGACGCTAAAAAAGTAGATTATGAATTGATCACTTATGAGATCGGCGACGGCAAAATCGATGGAATATCCGTTGCTGAGAAGATCGGCCGGTCACCGGAATCGGTGTACAAAACACTCGTCACGGCAGGGGCAAGCAGACAGAACTATGTTTTTCTCGTCCCGGTGCATGAGGAGCTGGATCCGAAAAAAGCCGCCAAAGCGGTCGGAGAAAAAAAGGTCGAGTTGATCCCTGTAAAAGAGATCCAGAAGTTGACGGGGTATGTAAAAGGCGGATGCTCCCCAGTCGGGATGAAAAAGGCCTTTCCTACGTTTTTAGATTCTGGTGTAAAAGGGTTGCAAAAGGTGGTCGTCAGCGCCGGGAAAATCGGACTGCAAATGGAGCTGAACCCGGAAGATTTAATGGAGGCAATCGGAGCAAAGGTTGAGGATTTAAAAAAGTAGATTGAAATTTTTGGCGGGAGATATTCATGAAGTCATTATATTACGCAAACATTGTGGAGGAAGCATGTGCTCGATTTCACGCTTCTTTTTCTTCTTACAAAAAATTATCGAGTGGATATCAGAATGAAGTGTTTGAATATGAAGCAGAAGGGAGTCAGTTCATTTTACGTTTTTCCGCCCCACAAAGACGCAAGATGGAAATGCTGGAATCAGAATTGAGGTTTATTCGGTTTTTAAAAGAAAACGGCGTCGGTGTGTCGGTGCCCATACGATCGAAAGACGATGCCTTCATTGAAAAGATAAATGTCGATGGAATCGATCGGTATGCTTCCGTATTTCAGAAAGCCCCTGGGTATCCCATCGAAGTCAATGACCCGAAAGAATGGAATGATGTGTTTTTTGAAAAATGGGGTGCCTTGTTGGGGAAAATGCATAAATTGTCGAAAACATATAATATAGAAGAAACTCGACAAAAGTGGAGAAGCCAACAAGGGGATATCCTGAATATCGGCCAGTATCTCCCGGCAGATCTCCAAGATAAATACAAAAATATCATGGCAGCCATTCAACAACTTCCTATCAATGAAAATTTGTATGGGCTAATTCATAATGACTTTCACCAAGGGAATATGTTTGTCGATAAGGGTCGAATAACATTATTCGACTTTGACGACTGTGCCTACAATTGGTTTGCCAATGATATGGCTGTGGCGTTTTACCACGCCTATTGGCAATCCACTTCCTTTCACCCGGAACACACGGATTTTAAAAGGAAGTTCTTCGTATCGTTTTTGAAAGGGTATGAGCGTTTCGAAAAAGTGGACATTGAACTGCTGAATCAAGTCCCGGTTTTTCTAAAATTGAGGGAAGTCTTCCTTTATGCGCTGTTTTCCAAGCATTGGAACTGCAAAGAACTTCAAGGATGGCAAAAAGAAACGATGATTCAATTACGGCATTCGATTAAGAACGACATTCCGTATGCTGGTATAACAAATTTTTTGGAATTACGCTAAAAATGCCTGAAATTAACGAAATTAAATAGGTCTTTATTTCGGAAAATTATGACAAATGTAGCATATTTGTTCAAAATCCCCTTTGATATATTGAAATTGAATGATATATCTGAGGGGGAGATGCGTGTTGAAATCGGTCAAAAAATGGTTGATGATGATGGCAGCCATGATTCTGCTCATGTCGACAGCCTTACCGCTGACGGCTAATGCGGAAGAAGGGGTAACGTACAAAAAAAGGGAACTCCGGGCGGTGTGGATTGCCACGGTTGCCAATATCGATTGGCCATCCAAAAAAGGGCTGACTGCCGAGGAACAGAAACAAGAGTTCATTAAACTGCTGGATGATGTGAAAAGCATGGGGATGAATGCAGTAGTCGTCCAGGTCAAGCCGACGGCGGATGCCTTTTATCCGTCAGAATATGGACCATGGTCCGAATACTTGACCGGAACACAGGGGAAAGATCCAGGGTATGATCCGCTTGCCTTCATGGTGGAAGAAGCGCACAAACGCAATCTGGAGTTCCATGCATGGTTCAACCCGTACCGGATTACAATGAACAGTACAGATATCAATACGCTGTCTGCAGATCATCCGGCCAGGAAGCATCCGGATTGGGTCGTACCGTATGGCAAACAATTGTATTATAATCCTGGAATTCCTGAAGCAAGAAAATTCATTGAAGACGGGATATTGGAGGTCGTCAGAAAATACGATATCGACGCCGTCCACATGGATGACTATTTTTATCCGTACAAAATCGCCGGACAGGAATTCCCCGATCAACCGACTTATGAGAAGTACGGAAAAGATCTGTTCGACAGCATCGATGATTGGCGCAGGGACAACGTCAACACGCTTGTACGGGAAATCAATCAATCGATTAAAGCGGTGAAGCCATACGTGAAGTTCGGTATCAGTCCATTCGGGGTATGGAGGAATATCGCTGATGATCCAACAGGCTCAAATACGACGGCGGGCCAAACGAATTATGATGATCTTTATGCGGATACAAGGACTTGGATCCAAAACGGATACGTCGACTACATCACTCCGCAAATTTATTGGAATATCGGATTCGAACCAGCTGCGTATGATGTCCTGCTGGATTGGTGGGTCAAGGAAACCATCGGCCACCCGGTCCATTTATATATTGGACAAGCTGCCTATAAAATTGACAATAATTTCGTGCCAGCATGGAGCGATCCTGAAGAATATGTCAGACAGATCAACCTTAACCATCAATACGACACCGTCAAGGGAAGCATACACTTCAGCCTCAAGGATTTGAACAGGAACCCTTTGGGGATCAAAGACCGTCTGACAAATGATGTTTACAAACATCCTGCATTGATACCGACGATGCCGTGGCTCGATCATACACCGCCGAAAAAGCCGAAATTAAGAAAAGTAGTGAAGAAGGAAAATGGCAATGAGCTTTCGATCGAAGACCATCAGTTAAACTCGGATACCGCGTATTATGCTGTTTACCGTTTTGATGGGAAGCATCGCGGCGACATCGGTAACGCGGAAAACCTACTTGATACAGTGAGGAAAACGGGTGGTTCACAGAAATATGTTGACGAATCGGCTGAAAAAGGCAAAACATATACGTATGTCATCACTGCATTGGACCGCCTTCATAATGAGAGCGGTTTCACAAGAAGTGTGACAATTAATTAAAAAAAATTCACAAAAAAAATGGCCAGCGCGGCCATTTTTTTTTGTGCGTAAAAAGCCCTGAATGATGGGGGTTAGCATACCCATATGGGAATTTTTAACTAATGTATTTTAACGATTTTTAAAAAAAATGGTTAAATTTACAGTTGAATGTTTTTCAAATAGTATTATTATAGTCTATATGATTTATGATTTACCTAAACAACATTTAAAATTTACAGAGGTTTAACATTGTTGGAAGTGGGTAGATTATAGGTGCAGCATCGTAAAGAGGTAATTCTTTGCGATGAAAGAGGAAAAGTAGTATAATTAAGTTTCGATTGTTTTTAGGTCCGAAAAAAATCACACCATGTTTGAACCAGATTTTACTATTTTTGTCATAAATTTTTGAAAAAATGTAACATGTACTCAACGAATTTTTTATACAATATTTACGTGTGATTTACATTTGAATATCTTTTTAATTTTTAAAGAGGTGAAACCAAATAATGAATACTCTAAAAGACAGAACAAGAGAGCTAATGAAACATAGACTCTCATTTTTCATTTTAGCTGTAGTAATGTTCTGGATAAAAACGTACACAGCATATCGAATCGAATTTCATTTAGGCATTGATAATAGTATTCAAAAATTTCTATTGTTCTTTAACCCGGCAAGTTCAGCAATCTTTTTCCTCGGATTTGCGCTCTTCTTTAAGGGCCGCCTGCAAAACATTGCATTAATCGTGATAAACTTCATTTTATCGTTTGTCCTATATGCAAACATTGCGTACTACCGCTTTTTCAATGACTTCATTACAATCCCGGTCCTTGAACAGGCAAAGAGCAACTCCGGAATGGGAGACAGTGCAATGGCGCTTATGTCACCATGGGATGTCTTCTATTTTGCGGATACGATCATCCTGATTTTGATGGTTGTGTTCAAAGCTGTTAAGCCAAAAGAAAAGCTTCAAGCACGTACTAAGATCTTAGTATTTGCAACAGCACTATTGGTTTTCTCCGTAAACCTTGGTTTGGCCGAGGCGGACCGCCCGCAGCTGTTGTCAAGAACATTTGACCGCAACTACTTGGTGAAATATTTAGGTGCATACAACTTTACGATTTATGATGCGGTTCAAAATGCACGTTCAACTGCTCAACGCGCACTTGCAGACAGTAATGATGTGGTAGAGGCTGAAAACTATATCAAAGCCAATCACACATCCCCGAATCCGAAGTATTTCGGAAAAGCTAAAGGAATGAACGTCATTTATGTTTCAATGGAATCATTGCAAAACTTCATGATTGACTACAAAGTGGATGGTAAAGAAGTCACGCCGTTCCTTAACTCTTTAGCACATGATAACCAAACGTTCTATTTCGATAATTTCTTCCATCAAACTGGCCAAGGTAAAACATCCGATGCCGAGTTCATGATGGAAAACTCATTGTTCCCGCTGCCGCAAGGGTCCGTATTTACAAACAAAGCACAAAATACGTACCAAGCAGCACCAGCGATCTTAAAATCTAAAGGCTATACATCAGCAGCGTTCCACGGCAACTACAAAACGTTCTGGAACCGCGACGAAATGTATAAATCTCTAGGATTTGACAAATTCTTTGACGCAACTTATTACGATATGAACGAACAAGATACATTGAACTATGGCTTGAAGGATAAACCATTCTTTAAGGAATCCATGCCATTGCTGAAAAGCTTGAAACAGCCGTTCTATACGAAGTTCATCAGCTTGTCGAACCACTTCCCATTCCCGATGGATGACGGTGATACCGACTTCCCTGCAGGGGACTATGGCGACAGTGTTGTAAACCACTACTTCCAAACGGCACATTACATGGATGAAGCATTGAAGCAGTTCTTTGATGACTTGAAGACTTCAGGCTTGTATGATAATACAGTCATTGTCCTTTACGGTGACCACTATGGTATTTCTGAAAACCATAATGCGGCAATGTCCAAAGTAATGGGTAAAGACATCACTCCTTATGAAAATGCTCAGCTGCAGCGTGTACCATTGTTCATTCACGTTCCTGGCGTGAAGGGCGGACAGATTCACAAGTATGGCGGAGAAGTCGATGTACGTCCGACACTTATGCATTTATTGGGAGTAGATACAAAAGATTATATGTCCCTTGGTTCAGATTTACTTTCTGACCAGCATCGCGACCTTGTACCGTTCCGTAACGGTGACTTTGCATCATCCAAATATACGCAAGTAAATGGTGCTTGCTATAGCAACCCTGATGGGGAAAAGGTCGATTCGAAAGAATGTAAGCCGCTTGACGACCAGGCGAAGAAAGAGCTTGAGACTTCCGATAGCATCGTATACGGAGACTTATTGCGCTTCTATACCCCGCCGAATTTCAAGCCGGTTAAACGAAGTGATTATGACTACACCAATCATAATCCAAAAAATAAACAATAATAATGAATCAACAAAAGCCGGAGTCATCTGACTCCGGCTTTTTTCTGCTTTTATTGAAATGGTCTGTACAGCATTATTTATTGAGGCGTTTGGTCTTGTGAAATAACGTTGGATCTTCAATAAATGTTGATTTCCGCGGAAGGATGCTCGCTTTCCGAGGGGCCTCACACGATGTGAGGTCATTCGATGTTGGCACACGAGGTGCCGATCTTAATCGAACATCCGCCCTATATCTCCTCGCTTCGCTGCGTGGTCTCACCTGTCTAGCTCCAGGGCTTAGGGGCTCGAGGTGTCGCCCCTGGGCAAAGCCCTGCAGCTTTTCCAACTTGCCCGCTGATCCCTCCGGAGTCTCGCACCTTCCGCTCCAATCAACTTAATAGAGAAAGATTGATAACTATCCATTTGTCCATTCAACTCTTTTTTCTAGTTATCCCTATATTTATTTCTCCAGGAAAAAGTCGGCAATCATGCTGCGCAGTTCGTCCAATTCACCATATGGATGAAAGTTGGCAAGCATCCCCTTGATGACCGGGATCCTAGGTTCATCCCGATTGATTTCATCCTCGAGAACGTCCATCGTCACCAGGATATTCTCTTTATCAGGATGATCGGCAACCCTCTCTTTATTTTCATTGATGGAGATCAATAAATCTCTCTTACTGACTTTGGATGGCTGAAACTTTTCTTTGATCAAGCTTTCCATCACATCGACAGATAAAATCGGCTCCTCCGTTTTTGAAACTAGCCCGCTCACAAGATCATCCAAGCGATGAAGAATATACTTGGATAGGTATTTTAAATCGAGTTCTGTCACCTCGAAAATGATCAGCTCCAAATAAGAGTGGAAGATGCCTTGGATCATGATGGTCAAGTCCCAAACATGAGGGGTGATTTGCTCGCCGTATATTTCAGCCAGCATTTTCTTATAATATCGATTGGATGTAAGCCGCATGTTTTTAATGAAATCCTCAATCGCCTCATTGAACGGGATTGCATGCTCGCGGACTTGCATGATGATGAATTCTTTATGCTGTCTGATTTCATCAAAATGGCAATAAATCTGCTTCATGAATTTTTCCCGGGGCTCCAAATCTTCATGGTCGATTTCATTCACCCGTTCTTGGATCCGAGTATAGTAGTATTCAAAGATTGCCAGCAGCAATGATTCTTTTGATTTGAAATACAAATAGAACGCGCCTTTTGAAATTCCGCATTCCGTGGCGATTTCTTGAATGGAAGTGGCCGTAAAACCTTTACTGGCGAATAATTTGATTCCTGTTTCGATAATCAGTCTTTCTTTTTCTTTTATCATAGGACCTCTCCTGTACAAGGATTCTTATTTTCTATTATGACCGATTGGTCACAAAAATCAAAGCGAAAATTGAACTTTTGTTAAATTTACATAGGAAAGTATTGACTAATAACCGACTGGTCAGTTATATTATGGGATGTTATGACTAGTCGGTCAAAGAGGATAAACATAGAAAAATACATAAAGGCAAAGGAGAGGTGAAATGAATAAAATCATCAATTTTTCATTGAAAAATAAATTTGCGGTTTGGCTGTTGACGATCATCGTCACAGTGGCAGGGCTCTATTCCGGGCTCAACATGAAGCTGGAGACAATCCCGAATATCACCACACCGATCATCACTGTACAAACCGTTTATCCAGGAGCGACACCGGCTGAGGTCGCAGATAAAGTATCCAAGCCGATTGAACAGCGATTGAAGGGGCTGAACGGTGTCAAGGTCGTCAGTTCGACTTCGTACCAGAATGTTTCGGCCATCCAGATTGAATACAGCTATGAAAAGAATATGGATGACGCAGAAAATGAAGCGAAGGAAGCCTTGACTTCAGTGGAATTCCCTGACGCTGTGCA from Falsibacillus albus includes the following:
- the ybaK gene encoding Cys-tRNA(Pro) deacylase — protein: MKTNAVRILDAKKVDYELITYEIGDGKIDGISVAEKIGRSPESVYKTLVTAGASRQNYVFLVPVHEELDPKKAAKAVGEKKVELIPVKEIQKLTGYVKGGCSPVGMKKAFPTFLDSGVKGLQKVVVSAGKIGLQMELNPEDLMEAIGAKVEDLKK
- a CDS encoding LTA synthase family protein; this translates as MNTLKDRTRELMKHRLSFFILAVVMFWIKTYTAYRIEFHLGIDNSIQKFLLFFNPASSAIFFLGFALFFKGRLQNIALIVINFILSFVLYANIAYYRFFNDFITIPVLEQAKSNSGMGDSAMALMSPWDVFYFADTIILILMVVFKAVKPKEKLQARTKILVFATALLVFSVNLGLAEADRPQLLSRTFDRNYLVKYLGAYNFTIYDAVQNARSTAQRALADSNDVVEAENYIKANHTSPNPKYFGKAKGMNVIYVSMESLQNFMIDYKVDGKEVTPFLNSLAHDNQTFYFDNFFHQTGQGKTSDAEFMMENSLFPLPQGSVFTNKAQNTYQAAPAILKSKGYTSAAFHGNYKTFWNRDEMYKSLGFDKFFDATYYDMNEQDTLNYGLKDKPFFKESMPLLKSLKQPFYTKFISLSNHFPFPMDDGDTDFPAGDYGDSVVNHYFQTAHYMDEALKQFFDDLKTSGLYDNTVIVLYGDHYGISENHNAAMSKVMGKDITPYENAQLQRVPLFIHVPGVKGGQIHKYGGEVDVRPTLMHLLGVDTKDYMSLGSDLLSDQHRDLVPFRNGDFASSKYTQVNGACYSNPDGEKVDSKECKPLDDQAKKELETSDSIVYGDLLRFYTPPNFKPVKRSDYDYTNHNPKNKQ
- a CDS encoding phosphotransferase enzyme family protein, yielding MKSLYYANIVEEACARFHASFSSYKKLSSGYQNEVFEYEAEGSQFILRFSAPQRRKMEMLESELRFIRFLKENGVGVSVPIRSKDDAFIEKINVDGIDRYASVFQKAPGYPIEVNDPKEWNDVFFEKWGALLGKMHKLSKTYNIEETRQKWRSQQGDILNIGQYLPADLQDKYKNIMAAIQQLPINENLYGLIHNDFHQGNMFVDKGRITLFDFDDCAYNWFANDMAVAFYHAYWQSTSFHPEHTDFKRKFFVSFLKGYERFEKVDIELLNQVPVFLKLREVFLYALFSKHWNCKELQGWQKETMIQLRHSIKNDIPYAGITNFLELR
- a CDS encoding Gfo/Idh/MocA family protein translates to MEKNSKIRAGMIGLGAIGVRMLEKFSSHENIELTAVCEPNQEKVDACRNKLPNASFYTDYRDMLKDELDLVYIGAPPKFHHDMAVEALKRGMHVICEKPLANSLMEAEGMALASDGAGVTAAMNFPLMYNKAVSVLEEKLAKNEIGAVKRAEVKIHHAVWPRPWQQNAWIGGREQGGFIREITPHYIQLIHHLFGSIKDVQSFVEYPEDESLCETGIIAQMKLEDGTSILVDGLSGIGEDDHVRFKLYGEHGTLSLVNWSRLEQGTINQETEEVLLDDSSIPTRELLSEVAAAIQGKKSRIVDFKAGLEVQTILEQLLQPAAQVPGTKVQS
- a CDS encoding glycoside hydrolase family 10 protein encodes the protein MMMAAMILLMSTALPLTANAEEGVTYKKRELRAVWIATVANIDWPSKKGLTAEEQKQEFIKLLDDVKSMGMNAVVVQVKPTADAFYPSEYGPWSEYLTGTQGKDPGYDPLAFMVEEAHKRNLEFHAWFNPYRITMNSTDINTLSADHPARKHPDWVVPYGKQLYYNPGIPEARKFIEDGILEVVRKYDIDAVHMDDYFYPYKIAGQEFPDQPTYEKYGKDLFDSIDDWRRDNVNTLVREINQSIKAVKPYVKFGISPFGVWRNIADDPTGSNTTAGQTNYDDLYADTRTWIQNGYVDYITPQIYWNIGFEPAAYDVLLDWWVKETIGHPVHLYIGQAAYKIDNNFVPAWSDPEEYVRQINLNHQYDTVKGSIHFSLKDLNRNPLGIKDRLTNDVYKHPALIPTMPWLDHTPPKKPKLRKVVKKENGNELSIEDHQLNSDTAYYAVYRFDGKHRGDIGNAENLLDTVRKTGGSQKYVDESAEKGKTYTYVITALDRLHNESGFTRSVTIN
- a CDS encoding TetR/AcrR family transcriptional regulator, producing the protein MKEKERLIIETGIKLFASKGFTATSIQEIATECGISKGAFYLYFKSKESLLLAIFEYYYTRIQERVNEIDHEDLEPREKFMKQIYCHFDEIRQHKEFIIMQVREHAIPFNEAIEDFIKNMRLTSNRYYKKMLAEIYGEQITPHVWDLTIMIQGIFHSYLELIIFEVTELDLKYLSKYILHRLDDLVSGLVSKTEEPILSVDVMESLIKEKFQPSKVSKRDLLISINENKERVADHPDKENILVTMDVLEDEINRDEPRIPVIKGMLANFHPYGELDELRSMIADFFLEK